The sequence CGCGACCCTTGGCCTGAGGCGATTGGGCGAATATCAGCTGTATCCCAAGCTCGTCCATCGCTCGACTGAACTGGGTGGGGCGGCGGCAGTCTCCGGTGAAGGCGTGTGCTTGAAGACGGCGTGCCGGTCCGAATAGAGCGCGAGCGGTATGCCGCAGCGCCGCACCAGTCCATCGAGGAGAAGGAAGTAGCTGCGCGTGTTCTCCAGTTCGCAGAACAGGGCGTTGACGACGGTCCCGGTGGCGTCGTCGATCGCCAGCAGCAGCGTGAACCGCGGTCCGTCTTTCCCAAGCCATCTGTGGTAGCTGCCGTCTACCTGAATCAGCATACCATTACGCGGCATACGCTGCCGACGAACTCGGTGCTTCGGAGGCCGACGACGACGCGGGCTGCTCACACCGGCGTTAGACAGTATCCTGCGTAACGTGTCGCGACCGATGTCTATACTCTCTCGCTCCCTCAACAACTCGCTCAGGTGCGTGTGGTTAACTCCGGCGTATTGTGTCCGAGCCAGGCGTACCACCTCGATCGCCAGTGTGCTCGGTGTAGCATTGGCAGGCCTGCGACCTCTGTTGCCGTAAGCTATTGCGGCTGCTCCCTTCTCGCTGTATGCCGCCAGTATGCGCCTGGTATGGCGTGTGCTCAGTCCCATCAGTGTCGCTGCCTGCTCCGTTGTCATATATCCCGCCAGTAAGTTGTTGAGTACCTGAAGTCTTGCCTATTCTTGCTGCGTCAATCTCACATGCTCCATCATGCGGACATTTTCGCTCAGCAGTTAACATGGACGGAATCGCTAAGCAACAACAACTGCGGCTGTCGTTGTTCAGGATAAATGTCAGTGTGATTGACCAGCATAAATGTCACTAACTTACTCTGTGATGGTGATACGCGACAATGAAATCTGCCGCTCACGACAATAGAATTTACCGGTTGCGATAGGCGAACATCCACATCATAGGCTCCCTGGTGCGCAAACCCGGCGCGTTCGCGCGCTACCGCTTCAGAGAGCAGTTGTACCCGACTCATACCTTCCGGCTGGCGTACGACGCTATGTGCGGCTGGAAGGAAAAGCGAGCGGACGTGGACTACGTTCGCATCCTGCACCTTGCGGCGGCGACGATGGAGTGCGAGGTGGAGAGGGCGCTGGAGCGTCTGCTTGAGTCCAGGGTGAGGTTCGACTACGCGGTGGTGAAGCAGCTTGCCGCACCCGCCTCTCCGGAGATACCGGAGATTGAGCTGTCCGCTGAGGTGGACCTGGGTGTTTACGACAGGCTACTTGCAGGAGGTGCGCGATGACGACTGAGACCTTACGCGCCAAGCGCAGTGGGAGAGCGCATCAGCGAGTTGTGCCGGCAGTTCAGGCTGCCCACGCTTGCGGCGGAGACTGTCGATCGCTTCAGCGACGCCGGACTCGCAGACGCCCTTCCGACACTCGTGGAGGTGCTGGAGCAGGAGGCGGGGGACACGCGCATACGCAGAGTGGACAGGCTGAGACGAGCGTCGAAGCTGTCGGCCGGCAAGACCTGAGACACGTTCGAGCACGAGCGTGCGCCGGTCAAGCTCAGGCAGCAGATCGCCAGTCTTGCCTAAGGGGACTTCGTGGACCGTGACGTAAACGTGCTGGCGTTCGGCCCGCCGGGCACGGCAAGACGCACGCTATGTGCGCCATCGGGCACAGGTTGGTGCAGTCCGGACGATCCGTGCTGTTCATCCCCGGCGTACCGCCTGGTGCAGGACATTCTCGCTGCCAAGCGCGACCTCGACCTGCCGCGGATGCTCAGGAAGCTCGACAACTTTGATCTGCTGATCATAGATGACCTGGGTTACCTGCCGTAGGGAGCTGAAGAGTCGGTGGTGCTGTTCACCCTGATAGCCGAGCGCTACGAGCGCCCCTCGATCGGCATCACGTCCAACCTGGTCTTCTCAGAATGGGAGAAGACCTTCTCCAATCCGATGGCGACAGCCGCGGCGATAGACAGAATCGTGCACCACTCAGTCATACTCGAGTTCGACCTGCCGAGCTACCGGACTAATGAAGCGCACGAACGACAGTTACATAGGACCCTGAGCGGCCAAAGTAACTGACGCAAAGTGGCCAGAATAACCGTCGTTGACCAGCAGCCGAAGCTGGACTAGTGGTGTACAATTCGAAAGGCAGTCGCAAGCGCTGAGGAGATACGACGGTCACCCCGACCTTACACTCTTTAGAGAATTTTCTTCCATTTAGCGCTGTATTTGCGTTCTGATGTAAGACATTTCTTCACTCAGCTGCATACTAAAATCTCGCCAATCGAAGATTCCGACCACAGACTCCATCTTGTGCCACTGAGAATCTAAGTATTGCCGAAATTTATTGGCTCGTTCTAATCGCGGCAAAATAGCTACCTGATCGGAGATGGTCTCCCTGAAAGTCCTTTCCACTATAGGGGTATCGACTACTACAGCATCAATATAGGTAAACTTACCAACCATCTTCTGGCAATAGTAGGAGCCAATTGTGGTGATCCGATAGTAAAGGTCGGTAGATTCAATGCGGTCAGAAAGTGGATCTTTTGTCTCCGTTTCTATTAGCTTCTTTCTCAACAATCTGTTCAGGGCGCTAATGATCTGAACTGGCTGAAATCCTAAGCCTTGAATGTATCTATGGATGTTTTCGGCAGCGATATAGCCACTGTTTCTAAAGGCTCTCGCGTCCGAGCCCAAGTAAGCGAGAATAATTGGTGCCAGAAAATGCTCTCTTCCATCATCGCCGCCAATATCGAATAAATTGATTATCTCAGAAAAACTGGGATCATAATCTCTGTAGTCTCCGTAGATTATGGCCCGTAGAAACTCATGGAATGCGACGTCGTATCTTCCAGTTTCTCGGAAAATGTCGAGCATCTTCACGGTGTTAGCATGTCCGCTTCCCACAAAAATCCGTACGAAATCAAGGGCCAATCGAATGTTACCCCCGCAAACATTATCAACAAATTCAACTAATTCATCATTGTGTTGAAATGAGAAATCAACGATTTCCAGGTAATCAGTAAGATCGCTTAGATCAACGTTCAAGTCGATCCCCTCTAGAGATTTCCCGATCTCTCCTGAGCCCAACAGCTGGATCGCGTATCTCAATCGCCTGTGAATCACTCGGTCTACTCTTGGAGGACTGATGGTGAACGCCTTCGCATGATAGGCGCTCAATGTTCCATCATGCCGTGACCTGTGATATGTCTCAGGCCTTAGAGCAACGAATACCAGGGCTGGCCAAAGTTCTGCCATGCTCTGTCCAATGAGGAAAGCTTGTTGTTGGAACTCGTCCACCCTCTGGTCCACATTATCCAAGAAAATAACGATTTGCCTATTCCGGCCTTTACTAATGTGTTCCAGGCATTGCCTCAAGTGCTCCTGCGAGGCCCCGATCTTCTTCTCCAAGAATCGAATCCTCTGTCTATCATATTCGGCACGGTCAGTGTCCCTTAAGCCTCCATAAATACCCCTTTCAAATCTGGAAAGTTCCCCGTGATAGACCGCATGCACGAAATTACGGTCCGAAATATCAATTTCGTAGTCTTCCAGCAATTGTCTAGTGATCTCCTGTTGGAGATATTCGTCCAAATCAGACTGAAGCGTCGGTTTAATTCCTAAGTCCAGATAGAGGACAATGGCTTCCTGCAGGAGATCCGCCGCTTCAACTGAAATGAAGTGACGAATAAACATCGTTTTGCCGACACCAACGTCCCCTATCAGTAAGACTGGCCGCCTTGTGGCACTCTGTGCCAGCATTTCCGACGTAATTCTTGGGTTGCCGCCTCTCTTAGTGGCCGAAGTCAGTGAGGGACCGGCGAGAGATTCCTCAAATTCCTGCGAATATTTGGATTGCAAGATTGATTTACTAACAAGGGCGTATTGAGAGAGAGCTCCGCTCTCTGCGTAACATTCTCTGAGAAACTCCTCCTCGTTCTCTGGTAATCTACCAACATCTTCAATGATGAGGTCACCAAAAGAGCGGAGATTTGACTGAATGGGATTTCTGATCTGATATCTAGGAAAATTCGGGATTCGAAGGGCAAGCTTATCGGGAGGTGGCCTTTGGCCCGTCTCTTGCAGTTTCAGGGGCAGGCCGCGACTTTCAATTCCGGCGAAGGACAGACAATCCCACAGTGTCAGAAAATGATCCGTCATCATCTGCAACGATCCAAGAACAAGTGCTTTTCCTTGCATTGGAGGGGTTCCATCAGTTCTGCTAGCCAAGAAAGCGATGAACTGATGACCGTTACACACAGCTCCGAATGGAACTCCCCTTGACTGGCAATAGGTCATTGCTTGGCTGATAGCACTATATACGTCAGGAGCCTCTTGTTTGAATCTGTCGATCCGGTATGTGACGTCGTCAAAGCCAGATGGAAGATCGAAGTAAATATCTTCCCTTTTAGCCTCAACGATCAAGTTCACGAATGGCTTACCTAGAGAATAGTCGGTGTAACTGCCTTGAAAGTTATCCTCTGTGACACATTGAGACCTGTCCCAACCGAGACAGTCAAAAAGCAACCTGTCTATAAGTTGGAGCCTTGTTGTGGCTTCGTTCCTGCCAAATCGTTCACCACTACTGGTTTCCTGGGTAAGTTCAGTTATGTTTTCGAGGCTCTCGGCGTAGCTTGCAGGCATCTCCAACCCTCTTGGTCCCAGTATTCTCAATATATTGCCTATAGAAATATAATGTGTTTCAGTCTAACTGCGCCAGTGCAAATCAATGATGATCCATCCGCGAGCGAAGTCTCTGGCGGCTGCAGAGCTGGGGCATCGAATTACAACCAGCACTTTATCATATAACCCTAATGCTGTTAGTAAGTCATGTCAAAGAGCGAAGTTCAAGTGCTCAACGACAGTTATACCAGTGACGCTCCAGTTTAATCATCTAATGTGTTCAGTCGAGTTTCCCAACCTTCAAACGAGCTACTCCAGTGCCTTCTCGCTCCTAGTATAACGCGCCGGCATCTACGGCGACTTCCAGCGTCCGTGGGTCTGCACCGCCTGCAGCGGCGCTCCCCGTCGGGTCATCCTGATCGCCGGGCCCACGCGACCGGAGTGCCCCGAGTAACCCTCGCCCAGGCCCGCGGCTCTCGCCATGCTGTCCACACGCCGACTTATCTGCGACATCGACAGCCCGAACACGGGGGCTTCATCGCTCCACGTCTCAGTATCCCCTCGCAGCTTCTTAAGCGCAGTCAGGGTCTCGGGCGTGACCACCACGTAGGCACCTTCTCCCACCTCATCGGTCTTGGATCGCTCAATGTACACCAGGCCTGCGCCATCTTCAGCCTCTGTTACATCTCGCCACCTGAGGGCTGCCACCTCAGAGATGCGCAGGCCCACATCGGACATCACCGACGCAAGGGCGATGTCCAGCCTGCCGCGCTTGAGAGCCGTTTCCTCTGTCTCGAACGAACCGCCCGCCCCTGGACCTTCGGGGATTGAGCGCGGTCGCTCGGATGGCGGCTAGCGCGTCTGCATCAAGAGGCCTGGCTTGCTTCTGGCTCACGCCTATCTGTCGTGACAGACCCCGAAGAGTTTCTGTGACGCCGGCAGTCTGCGGCGACTCAAGGCCCACGCGCCTGTGGGCATCGACGATTGCAGCGACCGCAAGCCGGATTGTGGACATGCTCTTGCCATCATCGGCAAGCTCCACCGCATATGCGGCCAGAACCTCCGGCTGGACCGGAAGTGCGGAGTAACCCTCCTGCTCGCACCATGCCTTGAATTTCCCATATTGACTCGCGTCGTTCTTGCGGGTGTTTTCCGACTGTGCGCTCTCGAGAGCGTCCGCCACTCGCCGGCGTTGCTCGTCTGTGAGAATTGCGGGAGCGTTTTCGGGCTGTGGTTGCCGTGTCTGGCGGGTCATATTGGATTCTCTCTAGTTGCGGTATAAATGTAATTATAAAGCATTTAGATTAGCCTGAAAGACACCCCCAAATTAGGCGTCTCAAGACGGGATAGGCAGGAGCAACACAAGCTCAAAGTTCATACTGCAGGCAGACC is a genomic window of Chloroflexota bacterium containing:
- a CDS encoding tyrosine-type recombinase/integrase; amino-acid sequence: MSDVGLRISEVAALRWRDVTEAEDGAGLVYIERSKTDEVGEGAYVVVTPETLTALKKLRGDTETWSDEAPVFGLSMSQISRRVDSMARAAGLGEGYSGHSGRVGPAIRMTRRGAPLQAVQTHGRWKSP
- a CDS encoding helix-turn-helix domain-containing protein; the protein is MTTEQAATLMGLSTRHTRRILAAYSEKGAAAIAYGNRGRRPANATPSTLAIEVVRLARTQYAGVNHTHLSELLRERESIDIGRDTLRRILSNAGVSSPRRRRPPKHRVRRQRMPRNGMLIQVDGSYHRWLGKDGPRFTLLLAIDDATGTVVNALFCELENTRSYFLLLDGLVRRCGIPLALYSDRHAVFKHTPSPETAAAPPSSVERWTSLGYS